aaacaaggggaatcaacttttagacttggtgaaaccctagggcaagatcttctcctccaatcctcaaagaatcaagagtagggagtggctagggagggagatcttgaagATTTAAGCTTGATGTGTTCTTGAATGGTTTTGGGGTGTTCTTGGCTATGGAAATGGTCTATTggctcgttggggacgaaggggtactTATATGGGATCCCAAAAATCGAGCCGTTATGCACTGCGCTGGGATAgtccggaacttccggctgaccggaagttccggttattcaccggaagttccgcatattcctcCGGGACTAACGaagagcacccggaggttcgggCCTGGAATCCAAAACAGCTAGAACACTTCCTGAAATGTGCTTTTCAActcacacctttttgggtaggctttatagtgggtgcaatttggtgtagatgtgtacgtgaaattgattcacccgttaccttcccttgtggatcccctcttaatagtacggatgtcctacgactcaaatcaaccgaaaaagtcgctaaacaccgctacgcttctttccttttcaggGGTCCACAACTCATCTTGTGTCGAGTTCTTTATAAACTTGAAATACATAGCACAAGATAAGATCATCACACgtgttgtcatcaccaccaaaactacTTAgggagaaatgccctttcaacgTCCATACTCACTTGCttgatagccgaagcacacgataaacaattaagctttgcgagtaagtaaaagggcaagaatgataccacacggggagacgaagatttcaccggagttacACTtattggggtcggtgtacgtctccgtttggaggagtgctctaccacaaaggtagaggcgccacaaaggctcactctattctccaactcaccacaccacaaagatgggatgagctctcacaacaccacaaaggtgaggtgagtgccattagtggcttccttgagggcgaacgccgaacccttacaaacaaggagaatgGCACAACTCCACAACTTAAGTGGAGGCTCCTTTCGAatcctcaagcacctcctcacaagattggaagccttgaagagacaccttccggctagggatcccaaaatcccaagagttaCAAAATccaaaaaggaaacaaggggaatcaacttttcaatttggtgaaaccctagatcaagatcttctcctccaatcctcaaagaatcaagagtggggaagcactagggagagagatctagGAATTTGAAGCTCTTGTATTTAGGGGAGAGAGGAATAGCTTAGTGGAGAAAAAGtcccgaggtaggggacgactCCTATTTAAAGGGCGCCTCAAAAACTGACCGTTAAGTGTATTTCGCGCAGCCGGGTGGTAGAGAGGTAGCAGAGAGGTACTACCGCcagcggtagtaccgccccACTACCGCTAGAAGACAATAGCGTTTAGGTGCGGTTCCGGTACTGATGCGGAACTACCGGCCCCGGTACTACCGGCCTGGATAGAGCTGCAATGCCGTCCTGGAGACATTTAGGCACAAAACTCTTAGGCTAAGATTATGAGGTGGTCTCTCTCCCACTTAGGAAacggctttatgtgggtgcaaatatagtagatttgtgtatgttgattcacccaaacctttcccatgtggactccctcttaatagtacggatttcctacgactcaatataaataaaaagctgTAAATCCtactacgcttctttcctttttgagggcaacgaaccgtcttATGTCATTTGATCTCAcatctgaaacactcgagcacacggttagttcatgagtcatgttgtcattaacactaaaacacttagggatcgaaatgccctttcaacgCCCGCATTAAAAGCCTTCTTATTGGAGCAATTAGTCACTTCATTTTTGCCAATATAAGAAGGATGATCTGTGTGTGACTCAAGTAATCAAGATCGTCCAAGAAGCAAATTCCAATTAATTAGAAATGAGTTGGAATTTCACAACCTGCAGCTATTCGTATTAATGTTGAAATCACTCCATTTTTACCCAAAAAACCTTCCTTTCGCATCTGATCTTATCGAGATCTTATTGATTTGTCATCTTATCAATACGTTGAAATCATATCTTCCATGTTGCAGATACAACAAGGTATATTACTAGAGATCTCTTGCTTCCTTTTGTCATCCTTTTCCTGTTCTaaatatctataccaatatattaaattgaagttggtggtgatggtatgATCGCTGCCGTAGGTTAaattcgttaaaattacaaccaatatgccactgctcattatttttttcctccagtttttttcacgaattctcctactccgtcttacaatcgacgccaccacacccgcatgccgacctcgacggcgccatgagttgTCTACAcataaattaaaaataaatagtttgtgattttgttgactcGTAGCAAcgcgggcacacctgctagtgCTTATAAGTCGATTGTAACAAGGTGCATTCGCCTCGATGTATTTCGCGGCATACACGTTACACAAAACCTGCATTAacaataaatagtttgtgattttgttgactcGTAGCAACAggggcacacctgctagtgCTTATAAGTCGATTGTAACAAGGTGCATTCGCCTCGATGTATTTCGCGGCATACACGTTACACAAAACCTGCATTAacaataaatagtttgtgattttgttgactcGTAGCAACGggggcacacctgctagtgCTTATAAGTCAATTGTAACAAGGTGCATTCGCCTCGATGTATTTCGCGGCATACACGTTACACAAAACCTGCATTAACGGCACGAAGAAAATGGTAACAAAAACGTGGTCGGCAGGATTCGAACCTGCGCGGGCAAAGCCCACATGATTTCTAGTCATGCCCGATAACCACTCCGGCACGACCACTCTGTTGTCTTCGGTCCCCCACGAACTGTGGCAATCTTGTTTGGTGTAAACACTAAGCCAGCATTAGAGTTCAGTAGTACTTCCTTGCTGAATCTGGCTATTCTAAGTGGTGCAAGCCACATCCTCCAATGATAAACCAAGTACGATGTCTCCAAACCGATACATCAGGTAGTAGACATGGCTACCCTTTCTAGGGATGCCGTGAAGTCCCTAGCCAGGCCCTTTCTGTTTTGACCGGAAGGCCAGCCAGGCCACTCCATTGTCACCCGAGGAAAAGAAACAATAAGATCAGGTGCGGTGAAAGGAAGTTCAGCACAGTTCCAACTTCCATTCTGCAATTATCTATGTATATTttacacacacacagagatatatatacacccacacacacactgTTCAAGCACATCTGGTAAAACGAGGCCACGGAAGAAACACACACacttctcgcaaaaaaagaaggaagaaacacacacaaagaCACGGATACAATACAAGCatcaagtaaaaaaaagaccTGAATGTCATCCCAGACAAAGGGAATGGGGTTCGCTTCAGCATCACCGGTCTTCCGCAAGCGTGCACTTCGGGGCAAATCTGCAGGGGACGGCATAGTATGCTCACGAGCCAAGTGGCTTCATGCAATTTTCTTACTAGCTCTACGTCACAGATCTCACAATTCACAGGTGCCCGAGCACAGGCCATGGGGTCACCCCATTGGCAGGAAGCAAAGGCTTCACGATCGGAGCTCTCCGTAACATCGGCTGGGCCTTGAATTGGGATGCCTTCTGCAGAGATGACAACAATATTAGATTCGGCAAGCAACAACATGACAGTAAGATTTGTGAAATCTAGAAAGTTAAGACATGTGGAGTTAGTTGATATTATCACTACCAGGAACAACGTCAACATAGGTTAGTGTCTAAGCTTGGTAACCCAGTCAATTCTACCGTCAGCCACAATTTACATGGCTTTACATAATAACATGTGATATTTAAATTACCAAAAATGTAATTATACTCTTGAGGCAAATCCGGTGGCTAAACTCGATCTGGGACTTTCAGTGGGATGATCAACAGCAAATCCAACTTTCAGTCGGCGGATCAATAGCTTATCCGTTAAAGTACTACGGCTATGCATTTCCAGACCAAATACATACAACAATTCAGAAAAGGCAACCagagttctttttctttgcaaaGAATCTAACAGAGTTATTTGTGCAAGCATCATAAGGAGGATGTCAGGAAGACAAGCTCATTGGTAGCCATAATAAAATGAGAAATTGAAAGATTTCGTTGAAATTGTTCGTTTGGAAATTTCCCGAAAAGCTAATTATAGATGTTCTTTCTTTGCTCTATCTTCAGCTTATACAATACAAGGAGTTCTCTAGAGGTTTCTCCTCGACGTTGCTCTATCTTCAGCTTAAACAATACAAGGAGTTCTCTAGAGTTTCTCCTCGACGTGCTTACATCATGTAACCTGTCAGCATTCTAAAGACTGATAGCAAGGCTCTGGTGGAACTGGTTGTTGCTAAGGTCAGCACTACCAGGTTCTAAAAGTGATACACGAAACAACGTCTGAACAACACGAGACTGAAAAGTGAGACGCCTACACAAGCACAGCACAAGGTGAGGTGATTCGCACGCGACATAGCCCGAAAAGAGGCGGGAGGCCTCACCTTTTCGTCAAGGACGAGCCTGAAACGCGCCACGGCCTTGCTCTGCCGCCGCATCCGGTACAGGCGGCGGCCCAGCACGGCGATCCCGAGCagcgcgacggcgacgggcagGGAccacgcgctcctcgccgcgcgcgAAGCCCACAGCCGCAGCACCTCCATCGGCAGCTTccaccacggcgccgcccctcCCTTCGCCACCGCCCCCTcgtccgccggcgccggcgccgcctcctggGGCGGGGGCGGCTCCAGCGGCTCGGtcgcctcggcctcctcgcgCCTCTCCCCGTCCGACGACGAATCCGACCACAGCGCGGCGCGGTCGCGGCCGGGGAAGGCGAGGTCGTCGGGCTGCGGCTCCACCCAGCTCGCGTTGCCTGAAGCGTCGAGGAGcgcgtcctcctcgtccgtcTCTTCCTCGCCCCCGATCGAGAGGGACGCCCTCCTGGTGTACCTGGCGTCGGAGCCGAGGTCGAAGTAGTCGTACTTGATGGCGCCGGCGTCGACATCGTCGTGCccctccccgccgccaccggcgtaCGGCCCGGACACGGCGGCTCCCGCAGTgggggaggcgaggaggagctcccaCTCCTGCAAGTCAGCGGCCGCTCCTCCGTCCATggctagctagggtttgggttCTGGCTCGGGAGGTTGGGGGCGGCAGGATTGGGACTTTGGAGAGGCGAGGGCTTGGTTGTGTTGCGGCGTGCGTGCCGTGTAGGGTGGGGGTCTGggggaaagggaaaggaagaATCGCGGGCGTTGCGAGGTGGTTTGGTCCGCAGGCGAACACCCGGCTCCCGCCACCCGGATTCTCCCCTTGGATTCTATCGTTTGGGAACGAAGGGCAGGAATCGAATCGGTCCGTTTCTGTCCGCCCGAACGATGCcaggaaagaaaaatcagtGGTGTCGACACCTTTAGaattctcttttcttttttaaacaCCTTTCGATTTCGACAGGAGTGCCGACGGAAGGTGTGGCGTTCCGTGGCGAAACGGAATTTACAGTGTTGTTACATTatgaaataaaagaaacaaagtcAAAGAAACGTACATACCATAACTTTGGTTGTTTAGACGACCATGTTTGCCACGATCCTAGTGATCACCATGGATTGGACATTCAGTCTCCATGAGCCTGGTATCCATCAGGTCCATGTATTGGACCTCCATGCCTCAGCCCACCAGCAGGGAGTTTGAAGTGGATGTTTAGACGGAGCCTGCTGCTGCATTTAATGGCGACCATGGACCGCCATTTCGTTTCGGTCTAGCATCCTGGTATGATACTTGTTGGATTCCATGGCGGCTACTGGAGGACAAAAGTTGCAATGTTAAGTTGCAGGCAGCCTAGTCAGTAGAAACTTAGGAGAAGATCCACTCACGAAGGTGGTATGTGAAGCACGTGGACAGAGGAAAATAGCTGCCATGAGAACGAAAAGAGAGACGTGAAGGATGGGACTTTTTACCAAAGGATGAGGTTGCAGAGGGGAAGAGGGCCGATGGTGGAGGACATTGACGGACAGTGCCATTGGATACAACACAAATTACCTAAGATGTTTCATCTTGATCAGCACTCGTTCGTTGCCGACCAAGCCTAGACACTTGTTTTTTGAGGCCTGAGTCAGGGAACTCACAAGGAGGGCAACCAAATAAACAAGATCCTAGCAGCCCCCATGAATTCTTCAAGTAGAAAATACGAGGACAACAACCGATCAACCCCTAAGTCTAATCAAACATGATACAGTTTAGTTCATCCGAGCGATCCTGGAACGTTGAATTTAAGCCCTTTATTTGGTTCTAGAGCGGATATCACCTAGGAGGTTATTTAAATTAAGGGTGTAGCTATATCTCACacgcctgatttttaagcaaaatgtttaaatctcagttgatGTATCAAAAACGTTGGATTAATATCTCGACGACGTTCAACTCTTCCTTTTTCATCGTCTGTTCCGAATCTTAAAACACAAACCCATATTCAATATCTGTAACTAAAAGCAGACGATTTAGATATAAAAAACCGttaaattaaagaaaaaatcCCTAAAACATTAATcacgaaaaacaaaaaacagaaaGGAAAAACTAACCGCAGTTCGTCGCGGTCGCGAGCGACCATGATTCTGGAACACCGGACACACGACACAGCACGGTCGGCCGCGTAGTCCAGCCCACGCCGGTTTGTCCATTTCCTCCCGGCCCACATAGATCTGCTCACACCCCCACCCAGCAATATCCTTCTCACTCGAGTCACTCCCCCAACCCTCCTCCTCGGTTCTCGctgtcgccggcgccgtcagCCTGCACCGCTTGCCTCCACGTCTCTACTCGCCGTCGGTAGGCTGGCTCCCCCCTCATTAACCGCATCATTCCCTCACTCCTGCGGACTCCTGCGGGCGCTTGCGTTGCCAATCAGTGACAGAGGAAGCCAGGAAGGGAGGGATGTCTTCGTGGGACGACGAGGACACCGCGTCGGCCGCGGCGACCACGGACGTGGAGCTGCTAAAGCGGGCCTGGCGCAACGAGAAGGCCGCGCCGGAGATCCTCCGCTTCGACTCCCCCCTCGTCTCCCGCGCCCGCGAGCAGATCCAGCTCCTCGTTagccctcccctcctccctcctctctgtCCTACCCTGTTCGTCGCGTCGCGGTAGAATGTTTCTGATTCCTGACAACTTGTGTGTTTAATCAGGAGGAGACACTCGAAGACTTCACGGATAACGGCGTCGACGACCTCGTGGTCTCGCTGTACCAGATGGACCTCGACCGTGCACTCTTCCTGCTCCGCTCGtacctccgcctccggctgcagaaggtcaaaagtatatccAATATTTCTACCGGCAGTGGTTCAACTACTGACCGAAATGGTGCATTGACATTTAGTTTACGTGATCATATCGCTGTCTGTAGATTGAGAAGTACATGATCCACATCTCCAAGTCTGACGACCTCATGAGCCGGCTGTCGCTGCAGGAGCAGCGATTCGCCAAGAGGTATCTGTCTACTCGATTGGACCATCTACTGGTTGTTGATGCTGGTTTTGTGGCTGAAATGACTGTCCATTGTTGTGTTTGATCTGTTGGAAGCTGCACGGAGATCATGGAAAAGCATCTCGAGCAGTCTGTGCTCTCAAAGC
The Brachypodium distachyon strain Bd21 chromosome 2, Brachypodium_distachyon_v3.0, whole genome shotgun sequence genome window above contains:
- the LOC100825394 gene encoding uncharacterized protein LOC100825394, with amino-acid sequence MDGGAAADLQEWELLLASPTAGAAVSGPYAGGGGEGHDDVDAGAIKYDYFDLGSDARYTRRASLSIGGEEETDEEDALLDASGNASWVEPQPDDLAFPGRDRAALWSDSSSDGERREEAEATEPLEPPPPQEAAPAPADEGAVAKGGAAPWWKLPMEVLRLWASRAARSAWSLPVAVALLGIAVLGRRLYRMRRQSKAVARFRLVLDEKKASQFKAQPMLRRAPIVKPLLPANGVTPWPVLGHL
- the LOC100825702 gene encoding DNA replication complex GINS protein SLD5; translated protein: MSSWDDEDTASAAATTDVELLKRAWRNEKAAPEILRFDSPLVSRAREQIQLLEETLEDFTDNGVDDLVVSLYQMDLDRALFLLRSYLRLRLQKIEKYMIHISKSDDLMSRLSLQEQRFAKSCTEIMEKHLEQSVLSKLPYGYDSVTRQSLSSTEDDMVPEPQLDTFVFCKTKSDVGAFQLDDIGEEIVDLVADDLYVLRYKSIKGLVENGRIDLI